The following coding sequences lie in one Candidatus Nitrospira allomarina genomic window:
- a CDS encoding thiamine pyrophosphate-dependent enzyme produces MIGPEEGVMQSRAQAMAAMLELMTDQLLIVCNGFPSREACKLRDRAQNFYMIGSMGATAGIGLGLALAQPEKTVVVFDGDGNVLMSLGTLATISALRPKNLIHVVFDNEVYGTTGNQPTYSRVVGLDKMAKAAGYKNVERVWEREDIVYEFKAMLEDDGPSFLLVKVNEQLEDADRIDLSPAELTKRFKGSVT; encoded by the coding sequence ATGATTGGACCAGAAGAAGGGGTCATGCAGAGCCGGGCGCAGGCGATGGCGGCCATGTTGGAACTGATGACCGATCAACTGCTTATTGTGTGCAACGGGTTTCCCTCACGTGAAGCCTGTAAACTCCGTGATCGGGCTCAAAATTTTTATATGATTGGCTCGATGGGCGCGACGGCGGGCATCGGATTGGGATTGGCGCTGGCTCAGCCAGAAAAAACGGTGGTAGTCTTTGATGGCGACGGAAATGTGCTGATGAGTCTTGGCACGCTGGCCACGATTAGTGCGTTGCGACCGAAAAATCTCATTCATGTGGTCTTTGATAATGAGGTGTATGGGACTACCGGAAATCAGCCCACCTATTCCAGGGTTGTCGGTTTGGATAAAATGGCCAAAGCGGCAGGATACAAAAATGTTGAGCGAGTCTGGGAACGAGAAGATATTGTGTATGAGTTTAAGGCCATGTTAGAGGATGATGGGCCGAGTTTTTTGTTGGTCAAGGTGAATGAACAGCTTGAAGATGCGGATCGGATTGACTTGAGTCCAGCTGAGCTGACGAAACGGTTTAAGGGAAGTGTCACCTAA
- a CDS encoding thiamine pyrophosphate-binding protein: MSGITVLEADDFVKGLQGIGFDFFTGVPDTILGGIIAQLTEERLYTPAVREDEAVAMAAGAYLGGKIPVVLMQNSGLGNALNVLVSLNLIYQIPCLLLVSWRGFEGKDAPEHLVMGETMTTLLDTVRIPHRTLSPKTIVDDLKWTATTFMEKRIPVALLLKKGIVKTIQP; encoded by the coding sequence ATGAGCGGTATCACGGTGTTGGAAGCTGACGACTTTGTGAAAGGCCTGCAAGGTATTGGATTCGATTTTTTTACCGGTGTGCCGGACACGATTTTGGGGGGAATTATTGCCCAGTTAACCGAAGAACGGTTGTATACCCCGGCAGTTCGTGAAGATGAGGCTGTGGCGATGGCCGCAGGAGCCTACCTGGGTGGGAAAATTCCGGTAGTCTTGATGCAAAATTCCGGATTAGGTAATGCTCTGAATGTTCTAGTTTCTCTCAATCTGATTTATCAGATTCCCTGTTTGCTGTTGGTATCGTGGCGTGGTTTCGAAGGCAAAGACGCACCTGAGCACCTGGTGATGGGGGAAACCATGACGACGCTTTTGGATACGGTACGGATTCCCCACAGGACCCTGTCCCCGAAGACGATCGTAGATGATCTGAAATGGACAGCCACAACCTTTATGGAGAAGCGGATCCCTGTCGCCTTATTGTTGAAAAAGGGCATCGTGAAAACCATTCAGCCCTAG
- the queF gene encoding preQ(1) synthase, giving the protein MKKSRNSSKSGYSERHAKSGIADKLPKIETWPNQYPGYEITIEIPEYTAICPKTGLPDFGTIRLTYVPDKFCLELKSLKTYIHAYRNLGIFYENAVNKILSDFVKACRPVSACVTGEFTARGGLRSMIQARYPQ; this is encoded by the coding sequence ATGAAAAAATCGCGCAATTCTTCAAAGTCAGGCTATTCAGAACGGCATGCCAAAAGCGGGATTGCCGATAAATTGCCAAAAATTGAAACCTGGCCGAACCAATATCCAGGCTACGAAATTACCATTGAAATTCCTGAATATACGGCTATTTGTCCCAAAACAGGACTCCCTGATTTTGGCACAATCCGGTTGACCTATGTGCCTGACAAATTCTGTCTTGAGTTAAAATCCCTCAAAACCTATATCCACGCCTATCGAAACCTGGGAATCTTTTATGAGAATGCGGTCAACAAAATTCTGTCCGATTTCGTCAAAGCCTGTCGCCCTGTGTCAGCATGCGTCACCGGAGAATTTACGGCAAGAGGCGGGCTCCGCAGCATGATTCAAGCCCGCTATCCTCAGTAG